The nucleotide window GGCTCTGAAGCATGCAATGGAAgtaaaacttcttttttaatctGTATTAATATTACATAAAAGTTCAATTACATTTGCTTTTCTTTTGGATGTTCTAAATAAACTGAAGTATACTAGAAAGTAAATGCACTGTGTTGTTCGTTTTGAATTGTCATTGTTAATGTGTTTTAGATGTAGTGTGGCACTTAGGTTGGTGAACTATGGAAAGTCATAAATAAATGCAATCAAAACACATGACCACAGTTTGTTGGGATTATCACTCAATTCAAAAAAAGTgttgaattaaaggaacacgttgccttggatcggacgagttggtcaaaacaaaagcgtttgtaaccgttttttataaaatgcatatggttggaaagatgttttaaaagtagaatacaatgatccacacaagtttgcctcgaaattgcgtggttttccttctactgtgcgaactaacatggtcggccatttatgggggtcaaaattttgacccccataaatggccgacgtgttagtcgacgatgtaaaaggaaaaccacgcaatttcgaggcatgtttgtgtggatcattgtattctacttttacaacatctttctacccatatgtattttataaaaaacggttacaaacgcttttcaaagaccaactcgaccgatccaaggcaacgtgttccttagtcttggttccaagaccattggtgttgcgcggtcacacacagccaacgttccgattatgcacggcaaaaactgtccacgcttgtaatgaacgaacgctagcgggcgctgtttctctgatttacggatctcaccatgtcctgtgctcaccatgagatctaaatcagagaaacagagcgcccgctagcgttcgttcattacaagcgtgaacagtttttgccgtgcataatcggaacgttggttgtgtgtgaccgcgcaacaccaatggtcttgtgACCAAGactacgtgttcctttaacaaagcatacctccatgaacaaagcaaccaatccTGGGAGGCAGGGGGCCtacagtttgcagaaaatgttcagTGAATTCATTTCTAGAATCTGTTAacacatttaaatgttttgctaacattcggccgtccaTGTAAATGACAACTATAACAATTTCATAAAATGTCATTTCTGAACAAAAGTCGAGTCGGAAACCatccacaacaatgcaaactcatTTTTCTTAGCCAGTTTTTATCAACAAAATGAAGGTCTACATATGTGGGTTCTCATCTAAGCCTGTTCAGCATCTAGATGAGGTCTATAGAAAAGCAGTGCACCctctagccttttgtcaaggccttcgtggtGTAGGAGCGACTCGACGAGAGACCACGCGCTTCCCCACTTCGTGGTCTCCtgttccagtcgcttgggatcgCGGCTCTACTCCAAGCCACGATCGCTTAGACAAAAGGCAAATGCAACCTCCAGAGGGCgttcttttttgtttataaGTGCTCTAACAACTGTCGCAGCTAGCTAGCTAGATCAGGCATTTTATCAGTGTAGGCTCCACCGCTACGCGACGTGTGTACTGCAGTTTGGTCCAGTGTTCTTCTTCAGAAGTGCAGGAATTGCCCAGTGAACAAATAGGAATAACCCTCTGGACATGCTACATGTGAATTGACCACTGGACTCCACGCACGTCATGGACACCGTCAACTTCTGCAGGCCCCTAGCCCTGGGTGAAACAGTTTGCCACAATGTCACATGTAATGTGTCCTTCATGTCACCACTGCCTGAACTTCCACCACTATTCAGCTGCAGTAACTGTAGGTGCTTTGATTTTACTTCTCATTTTATTAGAACATTTGATAAACAAGTTTGACAGATTGTTGAATTACAAAATATTCGTCATCATAAACATAGTAGTCCATATTACTCAGCTTTCACAGTACATGCTGATGATGTGTAATTAGATGTGAGGCACATAATATGCACTAAACATTCATTCAATGACTAACACTATTATAGTATTATTGTTAACAgttcaagggaactcggcaaactccgggttgttctaaaaccccctcgacccccacgaccccctcgaccccctcgACTTTTgtgcgatttttttttctgtacaccgaaattgccacagttcacaacctcagccaatcacgcacacaattttgtatgctGACGTCGACTACCATGCCTCGCACATCACAACACAGCGTCTGAGACATGACAGACCATACAATTGTAGTATGCACGAAGCAAACTTCGCGTGATTGGCTGCTGAGATCGGGCCTGTGGCAATTGTGATGTACAGATAAAAAACCGCGGCATTTCCACACGTATCTCTTGGCCGATTCAAGATTATTATCCCAACTGGGAACCTGCGTTTACCGCCCGAGTACGATTAAGGCCAACTCATTACGTGATGATCAGGTGAGACCCATTTCCGGCCGATCGCTCCCGTCCTGTGTACTATTCCTCACTGCCTACAAGAAGCGGAGCGCAAGGTTGTAGACATGGTCCACACGTGTTTTGGGGTCCCTAATCGGTGCGGAGCGGAGAGTAAATACTCCCAATTctgtgtggctgatgcagataaatataaccgcagtctcagacttgaaatcaagtctagtcTTGGAAGGAAGTTGCGTCGCGGATCACACACTGAATTCTAAATCGGGGACTTAATTCTTACTTGGTCGTAAAGCGACATTTTTATGAATTCGGAATTGGGACATTCTTCGAACACGGGGCGGACGTCGAGGGGTCATgggtcgagggggttttagaacaacccgcAAACTCCCGCAAAGGAAACACCATGGAAGTACAATCCTACCTCTGTGACACCAAGCAActgccaatctctctcatacaaacattggtggaatgtctatgattatgaattacacaaatcaaaaaattgtgtaacagtaactagacgacaatatttactttagtcattgtgaaatcagtggttagctgggggattcgaacccacaaccttgtgattgcaagtcctgcagtttaaccacttgaccacggtgacaaAAAATGTAATAGTTGAATGGATTTCATAAAACTTAACAGCGCCaaccaccaaccaaggtcattaccatgcAGTGATGGCGGGGtgcgaacactgttattcccattaataaatacctttttaatgaaataaacggctaaaattgtgaaaagttttgtgacttttctctccaCGATACTTCCAGTACACATGTTCGGGGGCCATATtttagcttttgatggttcTTATCCTTTTGTGCGTTAATCGCATTACTGAGAGTAGTCTACTTCGAGACCAATGACTCACTGTTAGTGTTAAGCACCCTTACTGGGATCAAAGAAGGCGAATGATTGGACGGTAGCTGTTTTTTGTGCATTAAAATGAGCACATGAGCTCGGTGTCCATGTAGCATGTCGCTGTAAATAAGACAATTATGTGAACAAATGAGTTTATATGCGCGCACCttttttacattgttttaataCATTTTCAGTGTGAATGCGCATGTGCGCATAGGCATGCCATACAGTGCACAGCGCAAACTagttttacacaatgtatgctgggtTAGGGGTCATTTATTCGCtgttttccaaagccggtcctTTATCATCCGTTAATACATCCCCACATGATCGggtcttgaccaatcagagactggaaactgtccaaggtatttatttaaTACGAATTAATGACCTAAATAGTTCTCAGCAGATGATTATTGGACTGACAAGATGGGCCTACACATGTGCAACTGACTGGTCAATATGCATCCTTGGTTCCAACCCCTCTCTTGTATTCTTATTGATCCAACAGATACAGATCTGCCATCATGTGTCCGTGCCACCACTGTGCCTCCGACAGACAACCTTACTACTATGAGCAGTTCTGCTACATCTGGTCCTGGTAGTGATGGAAGTACATGTGATGAAACATGTATTGCTGTAATACTATGCCTATCAGTCCTACTGGTAGTACTAATAGCACTAGCAGTACTACTGCACATGTACTGCAACAAGACAGGGTAAGAACTTGacttaatagacccttcccatgaaatatgtaaaatgcacgtagcgcgtgcacacttacattttggttggcaaaatgagggaatacctcactgttttgtacatggctatTGGGtgtgtgacgcagacgcgattgcgcgtctgcttagtgcaaatatctatggcgtttgccaaccaatagggtatgtacgcatgcgtgaatacAGCTAGCatacttcatgggaagggtccatcaTGCCATAAATATCACTTCTGAACAAAGAGTTGCAGTCATCCACCACATGTTGCTGTACTTTCGATGATCAAGATCCTCTTtctattttcttcttcttcatcattTAACCCCCTTCTTCTTCATTTAACCCCAAAATTACTACTTTTATTTGCAGGCTATTCAAGAATCGAAAGGCCCCTAGCAAATATGAAAGTTCGAGAGAATTTGACCGATCAAATTCTGCTGAACAAATTCTCTCTCAAGAGCAGCACAATAACCAGCGCATTGAAATGCTGGAGAGCCATCAGCATTCTTCAAACAAGGATAACAATGATTTACATGATGCAACAATAGTGGTAGGAATGAAAGACCCAGAACCGGGAACAACTCCTGAAATGAGTGTCTACCTTTAAAGGAACCagagctcaatttcatggcactgcttaccgccgatttttgtgcttacgatctccattctccgcttacagtGCAAGCCCTAAATGTGTGCCCTATCCTTGTAAGCGTGAAATGCCTGTAACGTGGATTACGCGCTTATCCGTGACATACGCTTGCCGATagcacagaattctctgcttccgtaaagcaccgattctgtgcttatggtcagcagagcaatgaaattgggcccatattgTTCGCAGTGGGCTGCATGAAGTGCAGGGTGATGACAACGGGGTGTAGGAAGTTTTCAAGATGGCAATGAAGTTAAAACGTTTATTGAATTACATGCAACCCCAGCGCGTGAAtccaatctgagaaacgttactgtcggTAACACttgtcagattcaaatttttgtaatttataaaTAGTTGTTTTCCATATAAACTgcagtactttgaagtgaaagttttgctcaaaaagcATTTATGGGAAACTGGTTCGGTTGAGTTAGCCAATGAAAAGCTTTTGaacccgtttgttataaaatgcatatggttagaaagatgttttaaaactatAAAAGTATGTGTTGTTTAAGTATTAGTTTCTTTTGGAAGTTCTTTAATTGAATTGTTTGATTTATGAAAAATCTTGCCAGGGCCCACTGATACTTGATTTTGCATAGAGCTTTATTTTTCTCTTATTAAACCTGAAAAGTTCTAGTCAATCTGAAGTGTTGTTATTGAAGGTAAAATATACAGTATTACAAGTAAGCctgacatttttaccctatatCTGAGTTTCTCAGAACGCTAAAAATTATGCCTTACTGTGAAGGGGTGATTTATTAAGACTTTGATAATgactctgcaagggtcgaaacgtcgaCCACTTGATTCTTGTTGCATATAGCATTATGTCCTTTTGGATGGTGAGCAGTTTGCAATAACTTCTATTGAAAGTATTACAGAGATTACTTCCAAGTATTTTGCTTAATATTGTACTGTACGTTGTgctacaaaattatttaaaacaaatgtttttgataAAATGCATTGATGTAAATCAtaatgatatatatatatatttttatcatATATTGTTATGCTCTATATTGaatcaaattattttcaatGTAAAATAAGTACTCAAATAAAAACTTAGATTACAAAGGCTATAGCAGCTTGTATTCGGTGGAGGTTGCTTAGCCTCGTTTATCTGCTTAGCCTCGTTTATCTGCATGGTCACTCTGTCAGGTACGATGTAAAAGACAAAACTGAGGgtttgaaacaaatattgtgtttttttattgactGTGAACAAAAAAGAGAGAAACAAGAACAAAGACTATGTTTatctgtacaaatttacaaaagtaTCTTTTGAACGCCAACATTTTGGCCCGATTTTAGTCTACGAGAAAGACCTTTCTATGGGAGGGACGAACCATCAAGCCATGACTTATGTTTTACATTTATACCGTCCTTTTTGTTGGTAAGCCGTTTGAAACATTAATTCTATTTTCGTTTGGAAGCATGCAGAATATTATATCAAAAATAAAGTTAGTGTACCGTAAGTTGTGCTACAAAACACGAAGATGccttttgataataataaatatgtaTATATACTGTAAATAATAGTGATTTTATCCCCCCTGGAAATGAtcatgttatttattattatgttatctttatgtttttgttttgatgtgtatGGATCAAACTATTTTATTCTAAAAATGTGCGCTCGATTATTGCATTAAATAATTATGTATTAACAACTTTTCTTCAGATAAAAGTATTATGCCTGTATAAGacttattttaattttactttCCCAACAAAATGTAGCCTTAAAATACTAAAGCATTGCGCACACGTACAACTTTGTAAATGGTTCAACTTGATCCCGTAACCTTAATGCATGCATGTGATAGACTTGCAATTATTTAGTCTCAGACGGGGACATCAACCAGTTCCCGTCAATCTTCAAAAAGAAGGGCGTTCACATTTTAAtgttcagttatttttttaGGGATCGTaatacattgtttgaaaaaaaaaaatactcgtGTGCTATACCAATGTGGttctgtagcatgcactgcagttggttgcccacaagttgcctgtaaaatttACCTCCTGCATGTGACAATGCCCCAGATGTGATGGGgcagtaaaggcccggtcacacaggccccgataacgagaacgataacgagaacgataacgagaacgataacgagaacgataaaaatgcacgccctcgattggttgaatgagcgtgggcgtattctgcgtggagcatttcaaccaatcgagggcctgcatttttatcgttctctttatcgttatcgttctcgttatcgttctcgttctcgttatcggggcctgtgtgaccgggcctttagggtTTGCAATGTTGTGAAAAGGATACATCAAATACTGTGTGGTGATATAATGTGCATGTAGAATCTTTGAAAGATTAAAACGGAACAGTAAGCCCACACATTTAATACTAACCCTCTGATTAATTTATTTGAGGCAATGAACAAGTATTTGGGTCATTGGCCGCAAGCTGTTTGTCAGTGTTGGCAAAAGGCACCGGAACGTTTGGCAATGGTCAACAGTATTCTAACTTGATGTGTCCCAAGTTATATGCACACAATTACAAACCTGGGAAAACATTTGctcaaattggtcattgaagttgcaagagaataatgacacaaaatcattattatctcgcaacttcgacgaccattgagctcaagttttcacaggtttgttattttatgcatagttgagatacaccaagtgaataagactggtctttgacaattaccaatagtgtccagtgtccgaTAAGCCACAACGAACATTGATTTTTGTTATCGCATTTGACAGTCGTTCAAATACAGATAGTCCCGGGACATGCCAGAAAAATTCATGagtttacaaaaaacaatgttGGCTTTCAATATTGAAACTGTTTTAACTTGTTTGTTCACCAGAATTAACAATCGTTGTGTTTCACTTAAGAAAATATTCCCATCCGCAGTtcatgtttcaaacagtataagGCCTACAGTGAATAAACATGGATATTGCCTTTCAAACTCGCAATTTACCATTTTATAAATAgcattttggttttggtttcatTTCCTGATGAAGTGTGTAAAGTATAACACTCCTACATCAATTAAATCGGCGCTTGATTTGAAATAACCGTTCATAGACCAAAGATAAATAAGTCTGTAACATTGACAACTTATCATGACGAGTTCAA belongs to Asterias amurensis chromosome 5, ASM3211899v1 and includes:
- the LOC139937004 gene encoding uncharacterized protein gives rise to the protein MDTVNFCRPLALGETVCHNVTCNVSFMSPLPELPPLFSCSNYTDLPSCVRATTVPPTDNLTTMSSSATSGPGSDGSTCDETCIAVILCLSVLLVVLIALAVLLHMYCNKTGLFKNRKAPSKYESSREFDRSNSAEQILSQEQHNNQRIEMLESHQHSSNKDNNDLHDATIVVGMKDPEPGTTPEMSVYL